The following coding sequences are from one Procambarus clarkii isolate CNS0578487 chromosome 86, FALCON_Pclarkii_2.0, whole genome shotgun sequence window:
- the LOC123769212 gene encoding basic salivary proline-rich protein 3-like, whose amino-acid sequence MIVRGGTVSANNRSRAQESANNRSRDQESANNRSRGQESANNRPRGQESANNRSRDQESANNRSRDQESANNHSRDQESANNRSRDQESANNRSRGQESANNRSRDQESDNNRSRDQESANNHPQGPGECQQPLQGPGECQQPLQGPGECQQPLQGPGECQQPLQGPGECQQPLQGPGECQQPLQGPGECQQPLQGPGEDQESANNRSRDQESANNRSRDQESANNHSRDQESANNHPRNQESANNPSRDQESANNPSRDQESANNPSRDQESANNHSRGQKSANNHPQGPGEGQQPPPGTRRVPTTTPGTRRVPTTTPGTRRVPTTTPGTRRVPTTTPGIRRVPTTTPGTRRVPTTIPRGQESANNHPQGPGECQQPLQGPGECQQPLQGPGECQQPPQGPGECQQPPQGTRRVPTTTPGYQESVNNYPRDQESANNHPRGQESANNRSRDQESANNHSRDQESANNHPRDQESANNHPRVPGECQQPLQGTRRAPTTTPGTRRVPTTAPGYPESANNHPQGPGECQQHGPGE is encoded by the exons ATGATAGTCAGAGGTGGCACA GTGAGTGCCAACAACCGCTCCAGGGCCCAGGAGAGTGCCAACAACCGCTCCAGGGACCAGGAGAGTGCCAACAACCGCTCCAGGGGCCAGGAGAGTGCCAACAACCGCCCCAGGGGCCAGGAGAGTGCCAACAACCGCTCCAGGGACCAGGAGAGTGCCAACAACCGCTCCAGGGACCAGGAGAGTGCCAACAACCACTCCAGGGACCAGGAGAGTGCCAACAACCGCTCCAGGGACCAGGAGAGTGCCAACAACCGCTCCAGGGGCCAGGAGAGTGCCAACAACCGCTCCAGGGACCAGGAGAGTGACAACAACCGCTCCAGGGACCAGGAGAGTGCCAATAACCACCCACAGGGGCCAGGAGAGTGCCAACAACCGCTCCAGGGACCAGGAGAGTGCCAACAACCGCTCCAGGGACCAGGAGAGTGCCAACAACCACTCCAGGGGCCAGGAGAGTGCCAACAACCGCTCCAGGGACCAGGAGAGTGCCAACAACCGCTCCAGGGACCAGGAGAGTGCCAACAACCGCTCCAGGGACCAGGAGAGTGCCAACAACCGCTCCAGGGACCAGGAGA GGACCAGGAGAGTGCCAACAACCGCTCCAGGGACCAGGAGAGTGCCAACAATCGTTCCAGGGACCAGGAGAGTGCCAATAACCACTCCAGGGACCAGGAGAGTGCCAACAACCACCCCAGGAACCAGGAGAGTGCCAACAACCCCTCCAGGGACCAGGAGAGTGCCAACAACCCCTCCAGGGACCAGGAGAGTGCCAACAACCCCTCCAGGGATCAGGAGAGTGCCAACAACCACTCCAGGGGCCAGAAGAGTGCCAACAACCACCCCCAGGGGCCAGGAGAGGGCCAACAACCACCCCCAGGGACCAGGAGAGtgccaacaaccacaccagggaccaggagagtgccaacaaccacaccagggaccaggagagtgccaacaaccacaccagggaccaggagagtgccaacaaccacaccagggatcaggagagtgccaacaaccacaccagggaCCAGGAGAGTGCCAACAACCATCCCCAGGGGCCAGGAGAGTGCCAACAACCATCCCCAGGGACCAGGAGAGTGCCAACAACCACTCCAGGGACCAGGAGAGTGCCAACAACCACTCCAGGGACCAGGAGAGTGCCAACAACCACCCCAGGGACCAGGAGAGTGCCAACAACCACCCCAGGGTACCAGGAGAGTGCCAACAACCACTCCAGGGTACCAGGAGAGTGTCAACAACTACCCTAGGGACCAGGAGAGTGCCAACAACCACCCCAGGGGCCAGGAGAGTGCCAACAACCGCTCCAGGGACCAGGAGAGTGCCAACAACCACTCCAGGGACCAGGAGAGTGCCAACAACCACCCCAGGGACCAGGAGAGTGCCAACAACCACCCCAGGGTACCAGGAGAGTGCCAACAACCACTCCAGGGTACCAGGAGAGCGCCAACAACCACCCCAGGGACCAGGAGAGTGCCAACAACCGCTCCAGGGTACCCGGAGAGTGCCAACAACCACCCCCAGGGGCCAGGAGAGTGCCAACAACACGGACCAGGAGAGTGA